DNA from Mesorhizobium sp. B2-1-1:
GTCACGCGCTGCCGGCCATGGATGATGGCGACATGATCGGGATAGGTCTTGGCTGCCCGCTCCAGATAAGTGAGCGGCGTCAGCGGCTGGTGGTTGGCAGCGTTCCTGTCGAGATCCTGTTCGTAAGGGTTGCCCATCGTGTCCTCCCCGTATCTCCCTTTGCCGACATGTTCTAATCACAGGCTGGGGCCGCGTCACCAGCAACGATGCCACGACAAAGCGCGTCTGGCGCAATGATGATCTAGATTTGGCGCGCGTAAAGGCATCGCGTACCTCCGCGCGGTTTGACTTTTGTCGAGAGCCGTGACTAATGTCAGCCGAGGAGAAGGCATGGCAATCCGACCGGCAGAACAACTTATCCACAAGGCCGCCTGGCTCTATTATGCGCATGGCCTGCGCCAGGACCAGGTGGCGAGCCAGCTTAACATTTCCCGCGCCTCGGTTGCCATGTATCTGCGCAAGGCGCGAGAGACCGGCATCGTCAACATCTCGACCTCGACCCAGCTTTTCACCGACGACGTCATGGCGCGCAAGCTCGAGGATGCACTCGGTCTCGACGCGGTCTGGATCGCGCCGGAAAACGGCCATATCGCCGATCCCGCCACCGACATCGCGGTGCTGGCGGCGAGCGTCTTTCTCGAACTGGTGAAAAAAGGCGACCGCATCGGCGTCGCCTGGGGACGCACCGTCTACATGATCGCCGACATCATGTCCTACGCCGATCTCCAGGATGTCACCGTGGTGCAGCTCTGCGGCAATCTCGGCGCGCCATATTCCTATCGTCCCGACCAGTGCACGATGGAGATCGCCCGGCGGCTCAACGCCAAGGGCATCAATTTCTACGCGCCGCTCGTGCTGACCACCGAAGAGCTGGCGCGCGGCCTGCGGGCCGAGCCTGTAATCCGCGAACAGCTGTCGAGCATCCACGAATGCGATCTGGCGCTGTA
Protein-coding regions in this window:
- a CDS encoding sugar-binding transcriptional regulator, with the translated sequence MAIRPAEQLIHKAAWLYYAHGLRQDQVASQLNISRASVAMYLRKARETGIVNISTSTQLFTDDVMARKLEDALGLDAVWIAPENGHIADPATDIAVLAASVFLELVKKGDRIGVAWGRTVYMIADIMSYADLQDVTVVQLCGNLGAPYSYRPDQCTMEIARRLNAKGINFYAPLVLTTEELARGLRAEPVIREQLSSIHECDLALYSVGAVDADSHLVKCGALTSDEMADLRKAGAAGVIAGQIIDAEGKVLDCGYNRRVISAELSSLRAIQKRLMVVQENSKFEPLLAAIAGGLCTHLVVGADMAQRLLDHAGAPGKKVS